A DNA window from Roseovarius sp. Pro17 contains the following coding sequences:
- a CDS encoding winged helix-turn-helix domain-containing tetratricopeptide repeat protein, whose protein sequence is MSGEAHEKDTKSLEEFRLGGFTYSLQTNELKDENGNAVHLRSQSTEVLEYLVRRHGELVSKSDLIENVWSDTFVTDDSLVQCIADIRRALNDTEHRIVQTLTKKGYKLEAIPVSDDTLDSSGNSGPISFRITSKFGSSWFLVLIVLAFVTGVSIFTWWNTATDFEPIDSATLNFPLPEKPSIAVLAFDDLSQGADKGYLSDAISEEIIARLSHFPDFFVIARSSSFFYRDKALAVRDVATELGVRYILEGSQQKAGDRLRVAAQLIDATDGNTIWAATYDRDLVDVFDVQEEITRTIAATLERNITLAEYDRLLRQPTESLAAYELVNRGRSARKKFTPEGNQEAKLLSEKALELDPGYSEAYFSLAWVHINCFRWEWCGDQPHEGALDRAFMAARKAVQLDPDSSLAYWTLANATMQSGDLEQALIEYDRSIALNPNSAGVLADSTEVLVYLGQMDEAIARIQAAIRLNPHHPDWYLWTLAWAQYFAGEYEAGLASIQKMANMPNLARRTQAALYVRLDRMDEAWATIDELLENAPDYTIASQEHSLRGKFRDPGAADRFYDDLRKAGLPD, encoded by the coding sequence CTTGGGGGGTTTACGTATTCGCTGCAAACCAATGAACTAAAAGACGAAAACGGAAATGCCGTCCATTTGCGCAGCCAAAGTACCGAGGTGCTGGAATATTTGGTTCGCCGCCACGGCGAGCTCGTATCGAAGTCGGACCTAATCGAAAACGTGTGGTCCGATACGTTTGTGACCGACGACAGTCTGGTGCAATGCATCGCTGATATCCGCCGCGCCTTGAACGATACCGAACACAGGATCGTTCAGACCTTGACTAAAAAGGGCTACAAGCTGGAAGCGATACCTGTGTCGGACGATACTCTGGATAGCTCTGGAAATTCTGGACCGATAAGCTTCCGAATCACCAGCAAGTTTGGGTCGTCTTGGTTTTTGGTCCTGATCGTTCTGGCCTTTGTCACAGGTGTCAGCATTTTTACGTGGTGGAACACAGCTACCGACTTTGAGCCAATTGACTCGGCAACGCTGAATTTCCCCCTTCCCGAGAAACCGTCGATCGCAGTACTAGCTTTCGATGATCTGAGCCAAGGTGCAGACAAGGGATATCTGAGTGACGCAATCAGTGAAGAGATCATCGCCAGATTGTCTCACTTTCCTGATTTTTTTGTAATTGCCCGAAGTTCAAGTTTTTTCTACCGGGATAAGGCTTTGGCTGTTCGCGATGTCGCTACGGAACTTGGTGTTCGCTATATTCTTGAAGGTAGCCAACAAAAGGCCGGGGACCGATTGCGTGTCGCGGCGCAGTTGATTGACGCGACTGACGGAAACACGATTTGGGCTGCAACCTATGATCGCGATCTGGTGGATGTCTTTGACGTTCAGGAAGAGATTACCAGAACGATCGCCGCGACGCTGGAACGAAACATCACCCTGGCAGAGTATGATCGCCTGCTGCGTCAACCAACCGAGAGCCTCGCGGCTTATGAGCTCGTCAATCGAGGGCGATCCGCACGCAAGAAGTTCACACCAGAGGGCAACCAGGAGGCAAAGCTGCTGTCCGAGAAAGCGCTGGAACTCGATCCGGGATACTCGGAGGCGTATTTCAGCCTGGCCTGGGTGCATATTAACTGCTTCCGCTGGGAATGGTGCGGCGACCAACCGCACGAGGGCGCCCTGGATCGAGCTTTCATGGCGGCCCGTAAGGCTGTCCAGCTTGATCCGGACAGTTCTCTGGCTTACTGGACACTGGCGAATGCAACAATGCAAAGCGGCGATCTTGAACAAGCTCTCATTGAGTATGACCGATCAATCGCGCTTAATCCCAACTCCGCCGGTGTCTTGGCCGATTCCACCGAAGTGTTGGTTTATCTCGGGCAAATGGACGAGGCTATTGCCCGAATTCAGGCCGCGATCCGTCTGAACCCCCATCACCCGGACTGGTATCTGTGGACCCTGGCTTGGGCGCAGTATTTTGCCGGGGAGTATGAGGCCGGGTTGGCCTCAATACAAAAAATGGCAAACATGCCTAACCTGGCCCGGCGTACGCAGGCGGCGTTGTACGTACGCCTGGATCGCATGGATGAAGCCTGGGCCACGATTGATGAATTGCTTGAAAACGCCCCCGACTACACCATCGCATCGCAGGAGCACAGTCTCCGGGGGAAATTCCGCGATCCAGGCGCGGCGGATCGGTTTTATGATGACTTACGCAAGGCGGGATTGCCAGATTGA
- a CDS encoding IS1182 family transposase, which produces MMGPRQVAQGALFYEFSIEGFVPQDHPMRGIDCFLDLTDVRPLLAPFYSAHGRPSIDPEPMIRMLLLGYCQGIRSERRLCEEVHVNLAYRWFCKLDLADPVPDHSTFSKNRHGRFRESGLFRHLFETVLQRCMDEGLVGGHSFGVDASLIPANANQTRGVDSKEGLPSDLTSRAVGEYLVTLDDVAFGASTTAIPKYISPVDPAARWTGADGGAAYFAYSNNYLVDLDNAVIVDVEPTAPIRPAEARAARDMIDRVQDRFGIKPDKLVGDTDYGSAEMLGWLVEDRKIAPHIPVWDKSRRTDGTFSRIDFAYDAAADNYTCPAGNTLEKSRRKFSKPRSANVSKDGLIRYRARKLDCDACALKAQCCPTQPARKVLRSVHEAARDVARDIRKTDAYMISFMQRRKVEMLFAHLKRYIGLRMMRLRGPKGATEQFQLAATAQNLCKLAKLVPATVPG; this is translated from the coding sequence ATGATGGGACCGAGGCAGGTGGCGCAAGGCGCGCTGTTCTATGAGTTCTCAATCGAAGGGTTTGTGCCGCAGGATCATCCAATGCGCGGCATTGATTGCTTTCTGGACCTGACGGATGTGCGGCCTCTGTTGGCACCATTTTATAGCGCACATGGTCGCCCGTCGATTGACCCGGAACCGATGATCCGGATGCTTTTGCTTGGCTACTGCCAAGGCATACGCTCTGAACGGCGGCTGTGCGAAGAGGTGCATGTCAATCTGGCCTATCGTTGGTTCTGCAAGCTCGATCTGGCTGATCCAGTGCCGGACCATTCAACGTTTTCCAAGAACCGCCATGGCCGCTTCCGCGAAAGTGGCCTGTTCCGGCATCTGTTCGAGACGGTCTTGCAGCGCTGTATGGATGAAGGGCTGGTCGGTGGTCACAGCTTTGGTGTTGATGCCAGCTTGATCCCTGCGAATGCCAATCAGACGCGTGGTGTCGATAGCAAGGAAGGTTTGCCGTCGGATCTGACGTCCCGCGCCGTCGGTGAATATCTTGTGACACTTGATGACGTGGCTTTTGGCGCATCGACAACAGCCATTCCCAAATACATATCACCGGTTGATCCAGCCGCCCGCTGGACAGGGGCCGACGGGGGTGCCGCCTATTTTGCCTATTCCAACAATTATCTGGTGGATTTGGATAATGCGGTGATAGTTGACGTTGAACCCACAGCTCCAATCAGGCCAGCAGAGGCGCGTGCCGCAAGGGATATGATCGATCGGGTGCAAGATCGCTTCGGGATCAAACCCGACAAGCTGGTCGGCGACACTGACTACGGATCAGCCGAGATGCTGGGCTGGCTGGTCGAGGATCGCAAGATCGCGCCGCACATCCCCGTCTGGGATAAATCCAGACGCACCGACGGTACATTCTCACGGATTGATTTTGCCTACGATGCCGCCGCCGACAATTACACATGCCCCGCCGGAAATACGTTGGAGAAATCCCGCCGCAAGTTCTCAAAGCCCCGATCAGCAAACGTCAGCAAGGACGGATTGATCCGGTATCGGGCGCGCAAACTCGATTGCGATGCCTGCGCGCTCAAGGCCCAGTGTTGCCCAACCCAGCCGGCCAGAAAAGTGCTGAGGTCTGTGCATGAAGCCGCAAGAGACGTCGCCCGGGATATCCGCAAAACCGATGCCTACATGATCTCGTTCATGCAACGCCGAAAGGTCGAGATGCTGTTTGCGCATCTCAAACGATACATCGGCTTGCGGATGATGCGGCTTCGCGGACCCAAAGGCGCAACCGAACAGTTCCAACTCGCAGCAACCGCCCAAAACCTCTGCAAACTGGCCAAGTTGGTACCAGCAACGGTGCCAGGGTGA